One window of Papaver somniferum cultivar HN1 chromosome 9, ASM357369v1, whole genome shotgun sequence genomic DNA carries:
- the LOC113312526 gene encoding transcription factor MYB119-like, with the protein MENIRGDEFRAGFRVVLDRETKNPHVVHHPPPLTAIDRFLLSSSSSEKQISPTELCGSSSTTINSFGGAVDGNGYLSLPSLTDISFVDGLLVDGNSDNFRNDGHKMKKISKRLPESSLSMPTSPIFIKGQWTDGEDRLLVRLVKQYGERKWAQIAHKLGGRAGKQCRERWHNHLRPDIKKDTWSEEEERLLVETHQKVGNRWAEIAKRIPGRTENSIKNHWNATKRRLNSRRKNNKRTAAKSKASFLQSYINGSCIKENILSSSSSSTTTTLAITEPPNGIFLNSSNQLSSVLHPEPSSDSSFTDDSPLTLVAQTHDDELLFIQKFFEDIYSKQQLVSSSLVHNKTQIGHENTPTYDYGYGHRNSSVFDIDSSSLQTLKYGDPPAMGIYNDHEFMVNVSSTSPSTDFTNFYTANNTIQDAHDYSGGSTESCSINSCSTTNSSTHVNSDLYISYLLNEVGSFSSSNNNTSESQCYHGHPDSFMDYLWTDGRGSYHTPMKRDMDLIEMVSFSNYSGSHD; encoded by the exons atggagaatataagaggTGATGAGTTTAGAGCTGGGTTTAGAGTAGTTTTAGATAGAGAAACTAAGAATCCTCATGTAGTTCATCATCCACCACCGCTTACAGCTATAGATAGGTTCTTATTGAGTAGTTCATCATCAGAGAAACAGATTTCTCCTACCGAGTTATGTGGTTCTTCGTCTACAACTATTAATAGTTTTGGTGGTGCAGTGGATGGAAATGGGTATTTGTCATTACCAAGTCTAACAGATATTAGTTTTGTTGATGGTTTGTTGGTAGATGGGAACAGTGACAATTTTAGAAATGATGGtcataagatgaagaagattagtAAGAGATTGCCAGAGTCGTCGTTGTCGATGCCCACATCTCCTATTTTCATAAAAGGACAATGGACTGATGGGGAAGACAG GTTGTTGGTCAGATTGGTGAAGCAATATGGGGAGAGAAAATGGGCTCAGATTGCTCACAAGTTAGGAGGTCGTGCCGGAAAACAATGTAGAGAAAGATGGCATAATCATTTACGCCCTGATATCAAG AAGGATAcatggagtgaagaagaagagagattGTTAGTCGAAACTCATCAGAAGGTTGGCAACAGGTGGGCTGAAATTGCTAAAAGAATCCCCGGGAGAACCGAAAACTCCATAAAGAATCACTGGAATGCCACCAAAAGAAGGCTGAATTCGAggagaaaaaataacaaaagGACAGCGGCAAAATCTAAGGCATCTTTCTTGCAAAGTTATATCAATGGCAGCTGCATCAAAGAAAACATCCtctcctcctcctcatcctccaccaccaccacccttgCAATCACTGAACCACCAAATGGTATTTTCTTGAACTCATCAAACCAACtcagcagtgttttacacccagAACCATCTAGTGATTCTTCATTTACGGATGATTCTCCTCTTACACTTGTTGCCCAGACACACGATGATGAACTCCTTTTCATACAAAAATTCTTCGAAGACATCTATAGTAAACAACAGCTTGTTTCATCATCTTTGGTTCATAACAAAACCCAGATAGGTCATGAGAATACTCCAACTTATGACTATGGATATGGACACCGTAATTCTTCTGTTTTTGATATTGATAGTTCATCACTTCAAACACTCAAGTATGGTGATCCACCCGCAATGGGGATATATAATGATCACGAATTCATGGTGAATGTCTCCTCCACCTCTCCAAGTACAGATTTTACAAATTTCTATACAGCCAATAACACCATACAAGATGCTCATGATTACAGTGGTGGTAGTACTGAAAGTTGTAGTATTAACAGCTGCAGCACTACCAATTCATCAACCCATGTTAATTCCGATCTCTACATTTCATATCTGTTGAATGAAGTCGGTTCTTTTTcgtcatcaaataataataccTCAGAATCTCAGTGCTACCACGGACACCCTGATAGTTTCATGGACTACTTGTGGACGGATGGTCGCGGCTCATATCATACTCCTATGAAGAGAGATATGGATTTGATAGAG